Proteins encoded together in one Terriglobales bacterium window:
- a CDS encoding DUF5668 domain-containing protein yields the protein MNDYQRNCDCSCERCTRGRMTWGAVLLTLGGLFLLNEFTHIRFHATWPVLLIVIGVVMVWRHAGSIEGHVPRDPAGTPQAPSPPQPPPNPGSSQVPHV from the coding sequence ATGAACGACTATCAACGGAATTGCGATTGTTCCTGTGAGCGCTGCACCCGCGGGCGGATGACCTGGGGCGCCGTGCTGCTCACCCTCGGCGGATTGTTCTTGCTCAACGAGTTCACGCACATCCGATTCCACGCGACGTGGCCTGTCTTGCTGATCGTGATCGGCGTGGTCATGGTGTGGCGCCACGCTGGTTCCATCGAAGGCCATGTGCCGCGCGACCCGGCGGGGACTCCGCAGGCGCCTTCACCACCCCAGCCGCCACCGAATCCCGGTTCTTCGCAGGTGCCCCATGTCTAG
- a CDS encoding DUF5668 domain-containing protein translates to MNCAIHTDQPASAYCRTCGKALCENCKRDVRGVIYCEDCIAARVQGTLPAAAPGTPGTVPPVGAAAGPNSALATILAVFFPFGVASVYMGQYAKGLVHLVIFGVLVAGADQGGGAEAFFGLALAFFYVYQIIDANRSAKALLAGQPVPDPFGLNSALGSENLSAKNLPIGAVILIGVGVLFLLQNIGLFHFHWIGKLWPLILIALGLRVIMRGNRTLR, encoded by the coding sequence ATGAACTGCGCCATCCATACCGACCAACCCGCATCCGCCTACTGCCGCACCTGCGGCAAGGCGCTGTGCGAGAACTGCAAGCGTGACGTTCGCGGCGTCATCTACTGTGAAGACTGCATCGCCGCCCGCGTGCAGGGGACCCTTCCGGCGGCTGCTCCGGGCACGCCCGGGACCGTTCCTCCGGTGGGGGCCGCCGCCGGGCCGAACTCCGCGCTGGCCACCATCCTGGCCGTCTTCTTCCCCTTCGGCGTGGCTTCCGTGTACATGGGCCAGTACGCCAAAGGGCTGGTCCACCTGGTCATCTTCGGCGTTCTCGTCGCCGGCGCCGACCAGGGCGGTGGCGCGGAGGCGTTCTTTGGCCTGGCGTTGGCGTTCTTCTACGTCTACCAGATCATCGACGCCAACCGGAGCGCCAAGGCCCTGCTGGCCGGACAACCCGTCCCCGATCCTTTTGGACTGAACAGCGCCCTCGGAAGCGAGAACCTCTCCGCCAAGAACCTCCCCATCGGCGCGGTCATCCTGATCGGCGTGGGCGTGCTGTTCCTGTTGCAGAACATCGGCCTCTTCCACTTCCACTGGATCGGCAAGCTGTGGCCGCTGATCCTGATCGCATTGGGCTTGCGCGTCATCATGCGCGGCAACAGGACGCTGAGGTGA
- a CDS encoding zf-HC2 domain-containing protein, which produces MDGKPHNGMQCIEFEALLADALDGALEAQRMSRFEAHAAGCPDCGPLLAQSRAGLQWMKSLQEVEPPRHLVHNILAATTGVERKEESAARAGWLQRFRDWIRPVLVPTWTTVRQPRFAMSFGMAFFSLSLVMNLAGVKLRDLGRLDLRPGAIRASYYETEAKVVRYYENMRLVYELQSRMRDLRNATRPEDQPPPPPAPQPKGKTRDDNTSGQPEKRNQYYSSDQSGMLLAALEDQVSHRFFPALEARDSRPGDPQAGAGEHRRGA; this is translated from the coding sequence ATGGACGGCAAGCCCCATAACGGAATGCAGTGCATCGAGTTCGAAGCCCTGCTGGCCGACGCCCTGGACGGCGCGCTCGAGGCCCAGCGCATGAGCCGGTTCGAGGCCCATGCCGCCGGTTGCCCCGATTGCGGCCCGCTGCTGGCGCAAAGCCGGGCCGGGTTGCAGTGGATGAAGTCCCTGCAGGAGGTCGAGCCTCCGCGCCACCTGGTCCACAATATTCTCGCCGCCACCACCGGGGTCGAGCGAAAGGAGGAAAGTGCCGCACGCGCCGGCTGGCTGCAGCGGTTCCGCGACTGGATCCGTCCGGTCCTGGTACCCACCTGGACCACCGTCCGGCAGCCGCGTTTTGCCATGAGTTTCGGCATGGCGTTCTTCTCCCTGTCTTTGGTGATGAACCTGGCGGGCGTGAAGCTGCGCGATCTGGGCCGTCTGGACCTGCGTCCCGGCGCCATCCGCGCCAGCTATTACGAGACCGAGGCCAAGGTGGTCCGCTATTACGAGAACATGCGGCTGGTGTATGAGCTGCAGTCGCGGATGCGCGACCTGCGCAACGCCACCCGTCCCGAAGACCAGCCGCCGCCGCCGCCCGCGCCTCAGCCCAAAGGCAAGACCCGCGACGACAACACCAGCGGGCAGCCGGAGAAGCGCAATCAGTACTACAGCTCCGATCAATCCGGCATGCTGCTGGCGGCGTTGGAAGACCAGGTTTCCCATCGTTTCTTCCCGGCACTTGAAGCCCGGGACTCGCGTCCAGGTGATCCCCAAGCCGGCGCGGGTGAGCACAGGAGGGGAGCATGA
- a CDS encoding sigma-70 family RNA polymerase sigma factor produces MEDTQAVSLLVRRCVAGDAAAWEEIVHSYNRRIYNICYRFSGSAEDAEDLTQEVFIKLYRTLGTWDQSKGAFATWLTSITRNLLVDHFRRSKQDRATDSLDAPLGAEQDAQPLAEKLPDTTPAADARVQTQQTQRLVHETLQRLSPELREAVILRDLQDLDYREIAQILRVPEGTVKSRINRGRTELARLLQRTYRQVT; encoded by the coding sequence TTGGAAGACACCCAGGCCGTATCCTTGCTGGTTCGCCGCTGTGTGGCCGGCGACGCCGCCGCCTGGGAGGAGATCGTCCATTCCTACAATCGCCGTATCTATAACATTTGTTACAGGTTTAGCGGGTCCGCCGAGGACGCCGAAGACCTCACTCAGGAGGTCTTCATCAAGCTCTATCGCACCCTCGGCACCTGGGACCAATCCAAGGGGGCCTTTGCCACCTGGCTCACCAGCATCACCCGCAACTTGCTGGTGGACCACTTTCGCCGCAGCAAGCAGGACCGGGCCACCGACTCCCTCGACGCCCCCCTGGGCGCCGAGCAGGACGCGCAGCCGCTGGCCGAGAAGCTGCCCGATACCACCCCGGCCGCCGATGCCCGGGTCCAGACCCAGCAAACCCAGCGCCTGGTTCACGAAACCCTCCAGCGGCTCTCCCCGGAGCTGCGCGAAGCCGTGATCCTGCGCGACCTCCAGGACCTCGATTACAGGGAAATAGCCCAGATCCTGAGGGTCCCGGAGGGCACCGTAAAGTCCCGAATTAACAGAGGTAGGACGGAACTAGCGCGCCTCCTCCAACGTACCTATAGGCAGGTGACCTGA